From Thermococcus barophilus MP:
GAGACAATTGAAGAGATTGAAGTTCTTGAGTTTAAAGGAGTGGCCGATTTCGTGGAGAAGATTGGCACGCTGTTGAGCAAAGAACCCTACGAGATGAACTTTGGGGGAGAGAAATGAAATGGTTGAGGCTTAGGATTCACTTTCCTTCATTTTATTCCTATAGGATCCCAGACTACTCATCCCAGTATGCATTAGCTCTGCCTCTAATCGCACCGTCCACAATAAAGTTGGCTCTCGTTGCAACGGCAATTAGAATAAGCGGTAAAGTTAGCGAAGGGAAGAGAATCTTTGAGTATGTAAAAGATGCAAAAGTTGGGATTAAACTTCCTAAGATCATTGTAGTAAATAGTGTCTTTATCAAGAGACTAAAAAAGAGAAAAGATCAACCAGGGTTCCAATCAAGCTTTGGAGTTAGGGAATACGTTCATTTCAGTGGGGACTTAGAAATCTATTTAGGATTCAGCAAAATTGGGATTCCAAAGGAATTGATAATCTATGCACAGAGCATCAGATATCTCGGAACAAGTGATTCACTCGTCTATGTAAAGAGCGTAGAGTGGGTAGATAAAGAACCAGCTGATGCTATTTTCCCTTCAGAACTCTCAAAGCTTCCTGAAGGGGCAATTATTTACCCGGTAAAGGACTTTGCAAAGAAAGTTACATTTGAGCAGATTAACCCATACTCATCTAAAAAAGCTGGAAGACCTTATGAGATCAAATACTATCCCATACTCCTCTCAAAACGTCCAAGAGAGGGCAAGAACTGGAAGCTCTTCGTGCTTTCTTAGTTTTTAGTTTTTGTTGTTCTTTACAGTAGAGGCTGTATCAAAAATTACACCTCAAACTGTTACACCTTCAAGTGTAGTGGAGGTTGCACTATGACAGATACCTACCCCGAAACCCACCTCATCATCCGCGGCACAGAAATTAACTACCTCTTCATCTGCCCAACTAAACTTTGGTATTTTGCAAAAGGCATCACCATGGAGCAGGAAAGTGAATACGTTGATCTGGGCAAATTCCTCCACGAGAAGAGCTACTTCGGAGAAGAAAAAGATGTCAAAATAGGAATGATAAGCATTGACTTCATCAAGAAGGGCGATATCATTGAAGTCCACGAAGTCAAAAAGGGCAAATCGATGGAGAAAGCCCACGAGATGCAGGCATTGTATTATCTCTACTACCTCAAAAAGCTCGGCATAAATGCGAAAGCTATTCTGAATTATCCAAAGCTCAGGGAAACGAAGGAGATAACCTTAGAGGGCAGGGAAAAGGAAGTGGAAAAAGCTATAGGGGAAGTTGAGCAGATAAAATCCCTCTCAGTTCCACCAAAGCCTGTGAAAACAAAGAAGTGCAAAAAGTGTGCGTATTATGAGCTCTGCTGGGTTTGAGGTGATATTATGAGAAAGAAACCCCTCACCCTATTCTCGGACGGAACCCTTTACCGGAAAGAGAATACCCTCTACTTTGAGAATGCCCAGGGAAAAAAGCCCTTAGCAATTGAAGGCATCTACGACATCTATATCTATGGAAAAGTTACCATAACATCTCAGGCTCTCCACTTTTTGGCTCAGAAAGGCATAGCAGTGCACTTTTTCAACCACTACGGCTATTATGACGGCTCATTCTATCCAAGGGAAAGCCTTCACTCTGGAGATCTGGTAATAAAGCAGGCTGAGCACTATCTTGATAGAGAAAAGCGCCTAAGGCTGGCTAAGCTATTTGTAAAGGGCGCTGCAAAAAACATGGAGCGGAACTTAAAGCGCTGGGGAGTTAATACTTCATTTGGTGAGCTCTTGGAGGAGCTTGATGATGCAAGGAAGATAACCGACATCATGAACATTGAGGCGAGAATTAGGCAAGAATACTATGCTTTATGGGATGAAACTTTACCAGATGGCTTTAAGATTGTGAAGAGAACGAGAAGACCTCCGCAGAATGAAATGAATGCCCTGATAAGCTTCCTGAACTCAAGACTGTATCCCGCAATAATCAGCGAACTTTACAACACCCAGCTGACACCGACGATAAGCTATCTGCACGAGCCGAGTGAAAGAAGGTTTTCTCTTGCTTTAGATCTGAGTGAGATTTTCAAGCCAATAATAGCTGACCGCATAGCCAACCGCTTGGTGAAGCAAGGCATAATAAAGAAGGAACACTTTAGGGATGATTTAAACGGTGTTTTGCTCAATGACGAAGGAAAGAAAATTGTTCTTAAAGCGTTCAACGAAGAAATGAGGAAAAGCGTAAAGCATCCAAAGCTAAAGAGAAATGTGACCAAGCAGAGGCTGATCAGGCTTGAGGCGTACAAGCTGATAAAACATCTCATTGGAAGCCAAGAATATGAGCCGCTTGTGGCGTGGTTTTAGATGATGTCCTCCAATGGATTTTTCTCTACCCCCAAGCTTTCTCTTTTTGGCTTTGAGCGGAGCTTGTAAATCACCACTGAATCCTCATTCTCATCTATTAAATTAAGAATGCCTTCTCTTATTCGTTCAAACTCCGCTAAGGTAATTTCTCCCTCAAAAACGCTGTTTTGAACCCAATGCAAATACTGACGCAGGAACTTCTTGACCTTATTAACCCTCGAGACGTTAACATCGTAAACGATGACCACATACATGGCTCATCATAATGGATTTGCCTTTGTCCCATTTAATATTTTTGAAAATTTTTCGATCCTTGCTGGGGTTTTAGTTTTTGAAATTCTTTGGCTTTAGTTTGCTTTAATTTCAAAATGAGGGTTTGTGAGTGGTTTGGATGTTTTTAGTAATTGTTTGTTGTTAAATTACTTTGCGTTGCAAATTTTTGTTAAAATTGTAACGTTTTGAATGTACACATTTGGATTTAGGATCTTTGGGAGCTTCTTTGGTATGCTTTCCTCATGGAAATTTGACCATTTTAAAATTAAAGATCAGAGAGGTTAGATTTTTGGATTTCAAAGTGTGAGAAGGTTTTGGAAGTGCTACGGGCATTGTT
This genomic window contains:
- the cas1b gene encoding type I-B CRISPR-associated endonuclease Cas1b; the encoded protein is MRKKPLTLFSDGTLYRKENTLYFENAQGKKPLAIEGIYDIYIYGKVTITSQALHFLAQKGIAVHFFNHYGYYDGSFYPRESLHSGDLVIKQAEHYLDREKRLRLAKLFVKGAAKNMERNLKRWGVNTSFGELLEELDDARKITDIMNIEARIRQEYYALWDETLPDGFKIVKRTRRPPQNEMNALISFLNSRLYPAIISELYNTQLTPTISYLHEPSERRFSLALDLSEIFKPIIADRIANRLVKQGIIKKEHFRDDLNGVLLNDEGKKIVLKAFNEEMRKSVKHPKLKRNVTKQRLIRLEAYKLIKHLIGSQEYEPLVAWF
- the cas2 gene encoding CRISPR-associated endonuclease Cas2, which encodes MYVVIVYDVNVSRVNKVKKFLRQYLHWVQNSVFEGEITLAEFERIREGILNLIDENEDSVVIYKLRSKPKRESLGVEKNPLEDII
- the cas5a gene encoding type I-A CRISPR-associated protein Cas5a, whose protein sequence is MKWLRLRIHFPSFYSYRIPDYSSQYALALPLIAPSTIKLALVATAIRISGKVSEGKRIFEYVKDAKVGIKLPKIIVVNSVFIKRLKKRKDQPGFQSSFGVREYVHFSGDLEIYLGFSKIGIPKELIIYAQSIRYLGTSDSLVYVKSVEWVDKEPADAIFPSELSKLPEGAIIYPVKDFAKKVTFEQINPYSSKKAGRPYEIKYYPILLSKRPREGKNWKLFVLS
- the cas4 gene encoding CRISPR-associated protein Cas4, which translates into the protein MTDTYPETHLIIRGTEINYLFICPTKLWYFAKGITMEQESEYVDLGKFLHEKSYFGEEKDVKIGMISIDFIKKGDIIEVHEVKKGKSMEKAHEMQALYYLYYLKKLGINAKAILNYPKLRETKEITLEGREKEVEKAIGEVEQIKSLSVPPKPVKTKKCKKCAYYELCWV